One stretch of Scatophagus argus isolate fScaArg1 chromosome 18, fScaArg1.pri, whole genome shotgun sequence DNA includes these proteins:
- the apodb gene encoding apolipoprotein Db: MMSVYLLLLLLLLPLVAAQTYHWGPCPTPKVQPNFNLQQYLGRWYEIEKLPASFERGKCIEANYAIRRDGTIQVLNSQFYKDKVRVAEGTAVVADPRESAKLGVSFSYFTPYSPYWVLTTDYTSLSVVYSCTDILRLFHVDYAWILGRSRFLPPDTVRYAKELLISEGIDLFRMKATDQTGCKDN; encoded by the exons ATGATGTCTGTctaccttctcctcctcctgctgctcctccctctGGTGGCAGCTCAGACCTATCACTGGGGTCCCTGTCCCACTCCTAAGGTGCAGCCCAACTTCAACCTTCAACAG TATCTCGGCAGGTGGTATGAGATCGAGAAGCTCCCTGCTTCCTTCGAGAGAGGGAAGTGCATCGAAGCCAACTACGCCATAAGGAGAGACGGTaccattcaggtgctgaactcTCAGTTCTA taAAGACAAGGTGAGGGTAGCAGAAGGGACAGCAGTGGTTGCAGACCCGAGAGAATCTGCCAAACTTGGCGTCAGCTTCTCTTATT TTACTCCCTACAGCCCCTACTGGGTTCTGACCACTGACTACACCAGCCTGTCCGTCGTGTACTCTTGCACGGACATCCTCCGCTTGTTCCACGTCGACTACGCCTGGATCCTCGGCCGGTCGCGCTTCCTGCCTCCAGACACCGTGCGTTATGCCAAAGAGCTGCTGATCAGTGAGGGAATCGACCTGTTCAGGATGAAGGCCACAGATCAGACGGGCTGCAAGGATAATTAG
- the cops9 gene encoding COP9 signalosome complex subunit 9, giving the protein MKPAVDEMFPEGAGPYVDLEEAGGSSGLLMDLAANEKAVHSDFFNDFEDLFDDDDLQ; this is encoded by the exons atgaaaccCGCGGTGGACGAGATGTTTCCTGAAGGAGCTGGACCGTACGTGGACCTAGAGGAG GCAGGGGGCAGCAGCGGTCTGCTGATGGATCTGGCAGCCAATGAAAAAGCAGTGCACTCAGACTTCTTTAACG ACTTTGAGGATCTGTTCGACGACGATGACCTTCAGTGA
- the and1 gene encoding actinodin1: MAGGRRTTFSGVFVTALLAVMLLPAFLSAGPIAQKSKGDAGESIQERSAAAELHRRLIRNRRNISWYKQHSDFWGWYKYFSDNGNQEAVQEMDRIYLAYLQNKNRAEGRRSYKAYLRHLGEIYKSCADSDDPNCVASYTNRPKPKPEPPKPAPVKTCDPTKDPYCLYIALVQGKSPYLPLVLPAASPAPAPVKAPAPLYVRSAAPAKDPQSGYHYYAPSAVPFLSKEQKAELLRICSSDDVECMQYHLKAAFGNVPSAGPLPSYAHLGCDPKKDPTCKPKLVQKAPSGVYLQYPNCDPLRDPLCAYAASLVAPRAPNPPAPAGPGSCNPLFEEGCNPLTATRFATPPEAYKNEEQDEAAALRVAPPAAENNNDPYAMFRDAYANANRVTDPYAMYRQASAPASPPASDAYSILRRYMAQAQVNDPYSPRMEATSESNPNDPFSAIRDAMAAMHRRGPPTTRQQYPFSNPSFEEPAQEERHPLGPPGKTKEGYDCFIGYDRECYPVKPSEPRSGVHRRIPYDAEAYEPHLNSDGTRNGVLEPANPHCDPEYDRDCRLRRYEPEQTHTEAQPEHHAEEDHNQRAAESEQQPEQQEQDQYEAEPYQSGQEEPHMPYQPFSQGMPSIQDILRRYGDQYPEQDDHRAYADDYRKK, from the exons ATGGCTGGAGGGAGGAGAACCACTTTCTCCGGTGTGTTCGTCACAGCTCTGCTGgctgtgatgctgctgccaG cATTCTTGTCTGCTGGACCAATTGCGCAAAAGTCAAAAGGAGATG CGGGAGAAAGTATCCAGGAGagatcagctgctgcagagttaCACAGGAGACTGATCCGCAACCGCAGGAACATAAGCTGGTACAAACAGCACTCTGACTTCTGGGGCTGGTACAAGTACTTCTCCGACAACGGCAACCAGGAGGCA GTTCAGGAAATGGACCGCATCTACCTGGCCTACCTCCAGAACAAAAACCGTGCAGAAGGACGTCGCTCCTACAAGGCCTACTTGCGCCACCTGGGGGAAATCTACAAGTCCTGTGCTGATTCTGATGACCCCAACTGCGTAGCTTCCTACACCAACAGGCCTAAACCTAAACCAGAGCCCCCCAAACCTGCACCAGTGAAAACCTGTGACCCCACCAAGGACCCATACTGCTTGTATATTGCTTTGGTCCAGGGCAAGAGCCCCTACCTTCCCCTGGTGCTCCCAGCTGCCTCACCTGCCCCTGCACCGGTGAAGGCCCCAGCACCTCTTTACGTCCGCTCTGCTGCTCCGGCCAAGGACCCACAGTCAGGGTATCACTACTACGCTCCATCTGCAGTGCCTTTCCTTTCTAAG GAGCAGAAGGCCGAGCTACTGCGCATCTGCTCCTCTGATGATGTGGAGTGTATGCAGTACCACTTGAAAGCAGCCTTCGGAAATGTTCCCTCTGCTGGACCTCTGCCTTCCTATGCTCACCTTGGCTGTGACCCCAAGAAAGACCCCACCTGCAAACCCAAACTGGTACAGAAAGCCCCCTCTGGTGTCTACCTGCAGTACCCCAACTGCGATCCACTTCGGGATCCCCTCTGTGCCTATGCTGCTTCCCTTGTG GCGCCCCGTGCCCCTAACCCCCCTGCCCCTGCTGGCCCTGGATCCTGCAACCCTCTTTTTGAAGAGGGCTGCAACCCTCTTACCGCCACCAGATTTGCCACTCCTCCAGAGGCATacaaaaatgaagaacaagATGAGGCTGCTGCCCTTCGTGTTGcccctcctgctgctgagaacAACAACGACCCCTATGCTATGTTTAGAGATGCTTATGCTAATGCCAACAGAGTTACTGATCCCTATGCTATGTACCGCCAGGCTAGCGCCccagcttctcctcctgctAGTGACGCATATTCCATCCTGCGCCGATACATGGCCCAAGCTCAAGTTAATGACCCATATTCTCCACGGATGGAGGCTACATCTGAGTCTAACCCCAATGATCCTTTCTCTGCAATTCGTGACGCGATGGCTGCCATGCATCGTCGTGGTCCTCCCACCACGAGGCAGCAGTACCCTTTTTCCAACCCCAGTTTTGAAGAACCAGCCCAGGAGGAGCGCCACCCTCTGGGCCCCCCCGGTAAAACCAAGGAAGGCTACGACTGCTTCATAGGCTACGATCGTGAATGCTACCCTGTGAAGCCCAGTGAGCCACGCTCTGGAGTTCACCGACGTATCCCCTATGATGCTGAAGCCTACGAGCCCCACCTGAATTCGGATGGCACTCGAAACGGGGTCTTGGAGCCTGCCAACCCACACTGTGACCCTGAGTACGACCGTGACTGCCGCCTGCGTCGCTACGAGCCTGAGCAGACCCACACCGAAGCTCAGCCTGAGCATCATGCTGAGGAGGACCACaaccagagggcagcagagagcGAGCAGCAGCCGGAGCAGCAGGAACAGGATCAGTACGAGGCAGAGCCCTACCAGAGTGGCCAGGAGGAGCCTCACATGCCCTACCAGCCATTCTCACAGGGTATGCCCAGTATCCAGGACATACTGAGGCGCTACGGAGACCAGTACCCTGAGCAGGATGATCACAGAGCCTATGCAGATGACTACCGCAAGAAATAG
- the otos gene encoding otospiralin: MNSSVSLHSFTNCFQEGKMKLVWLSVLLCLFACHLSEARVIPEGVPYDESPAVPYWPYSTSDFWNYIEYFRSIGAYNRINEMARAFFAHQHLGDTLGYETNAGHEH; the protein is encoded by the exons ATGAACAGCAGCGTCTCTCTGCACAGCttcacaaactgttttcag gAGGGCAAGATGAAGCTGGTTTGGCTCAGTGTTCTGCTCTGCCTTTTTGCCTGTCATCTCAGTg agGCCAGAGTCATCCCAGAAGGAG TGCCATATGATGAATCACCAGCTGTTCCCTACTGGCCCTACTCCACCTCTGACTTCTGGAACTACATTGAATACTTCAGATCCATCGGTGCCTACAACCGTATCAACGAGATGGCCCGGGCCTTCTTCGCCCATCAGCACCTTGGAGACACTCTGGGATACGAGACCAATGCGGGACATGAACACTGA